In a single window of the Bradyrhizobium sp. ORS 285 genome:
- a CDS encoding serine hydrolase has product MTRPSLLPVFVSTVAVTALALGVARARDVPQVATGFMANMVCSETFVSGLDPDRILSETRDAMPGAGLLTWAMTVSVDRAAKDVIVSLLGLGRSRAVYRDGLGCHLDHGEAEGWPAIRLPPPQPALLGEIAPPRLVEPSSPTLAAALDRAFAEPDAPPFRRTHAVIVLKDGKLIAERYAPGVALDTPLLGFSATKSMTATLIGILVHQGKLALHVPAPITAWQSESDPRHAITVDHLLRHTAGLALGSSLQASLSSALEPVNRMKFVEPDRAAFAESMPLETTPGAVSNYHDGNTVILSQLIRDAAGGSAADVLRFAHRELLDPLGMRNVTIEFDAAGTPEGSSQMLASARDWARLGQLYLDDGVVAGRRILPAGWVAYVRTPTPNAFVGLGAGFWTNRGDSFGATYRISHGWPRDAFFAKGSLGQYVIVIPSERLVIARFGRTVNWPPEADGVAQLVSDVIAATRGE; this is encoded by the coding sequence ATGACCCGCCCCAGCCTGCTGCCCGTCTTCGTTTCGACTGTCGCTGTGACCGCCCTTGCGCTCGGCGTCGCCCGTGCCCGCGATGTGCCGCAAGTGGCAACGGGCTTCATGGCCAACATGGTGTGCTCGGAGACCTTCGTCTCCGGCCTCGATCCGGACCGGATCCTGTCCGAGACTCGCGACGCGATGCCCGGCGCCGGCCTGCTGACCTGGGCGATGACCGTCAGCGTCGACCGCGCCGCGAAGGACGTCATTGTCAGCCTGCTCGGGCTCGGCCGCAGCCGTGCGGTCTATCGCGACGGCCTCGGCTGCCATCTCGATCATGGCGAGGCGGAGGGATGGCCGGCCATCCGGCTGCCCCCGCCGCAGCCTGCCTTGCTCGGCGAGATCGCTCCCCCGCGCCTCGTGGAGCCTTCCTCGCCGACCCTCGCTGCCGCGCTCGACCGTGCCTTTGCCGAACCGGACGCGCCGCCCTTTCGACGGACCCACGCGGTCATCGTGCTCAAGGACGGCAAGCTGATCGCCGAACGTTATGCGCCAGGTGTTGCGCTCGACACGCCTTTGCTTGGCTTCTCGGCGACCAAGTCGATGACCGCCACCCTGATCGGCATCCTCGTCCACCAGGGCAAGCTCGCACTGCATGTGCCAGCGCCCATTACGGCATGGCAGAGCGAAAGCGATCCGCGTCATGCCATCACCGTCGATCATCTGCTCCGCCACACCGCCGGGCTTGCGCTCGGAAGTTCGCTGCAGGCCTCGTTGTCGTCGGCTCTCGAGCCCGTGAACCGGATGAAGTTCGTCGAGCCCGACCGTGCTGCGTTCGCCGAGTCGATGCCGCTCGAAACCACGCCGGGCGCGGTCAGCAACTATCACGACGGCAACACCGTCATTCTCTCGCAACTGATCCGCGACGCCGCCGGCGGCAGTGCCGCGGACGTGCTGCGCTTTGCGCATCGCGAGCTGTTGGATCCGCTCGGCATGCGCAACGTCACGATCGAGTTCGACGCCGCCGGCACGCCGGAAGGATCGAGCCAGATGCTGGCCTCGGCGCGCGACTGGGCGCGGCTCGGCCAATTGTATCTCGACGACGGTGTCGTCGCCGGACGCCGCATCCTGCCTGCAGGCTGGGTTGCGTATGTCAGGACGCCTACGCCGAACGCCTTTGTCGGCCTCGGCGCCGGCTTCTGGACCAACCGTGGCGACAGCTTTGGCGCCACCTATCGCATCTCCCATGGCTGGCCGCGCGATGCCTTCTTTGCCAAGGGCTCGCTCGGCCAGTACGTCATCGTCATCCCCTCCGAGCGCCTCGTCATCGCGCGCTTCGGCCGCACCGTGAACTGGCCGCCGGAAGCCGACGGCGTGGCGCAGCTCGTGAGCGACGTGATCGCGGCGACGCGTGGGGAGTGA